One window from the genome of Dolosigranulum savutiense encodes:
- a CDS encoding D-ribose ABC transporter substrate-binding protein, with protein MKKIYSLLIVLIAFVLVGCGGLDTGGGEVSVDEPVEEKQAGDITIGLSVSTLNNPFFGALRDGVVETAEANGSQVQVLDAQDDSATQSNDIDDLIQQNVDILLINPVDSSAIQSAVEAANAAQIPVITIDRSTDGGSILSYIASNNVDGGEMAAEYIVELLGEGANVVQLEGVPGTSAANERGEGFENIANEKLNVLDSQSANFNRAEGLSVMEDMLQSHSEIQAVFAQNDEMALGALEAIESAGKDIVVVGFDGNEDAVSAVEKGQLSGTVAQKPYDMGKIAVETVYKFFSGEAIEEQIDSPLELIK; from the coding sequence ATGAAAAAAATATACAGTTTATTAATAGTATTAATTGCATTTGTACTAGTAGGATGTGGTGGATTAGATACAGGGGGTGGAGAAGTAAGTGTTGATGAACCAGTTGAAGAAAAACAAGCTGGAGATATTACGATTGGATTGTCAGTGTCTACTTTAAATAATCCATTCTTTGGAGCATTACGTGATGGTGTTGTTGAAACAGCAGAAGCTAATGGTAGTCAAGTTCAAGTATTAGACGCACAAGATGATTCTGCTACACAGAGTAATGATATTGATGATCTAATTCAACAAAATGTGGATATTCTACTAATCAATCCAGTTGATTCATCTGCTATTCAATCAGCAGTTGAAGCTGCTAATGCAGCTCAAATTCCGGTTATTACAATTGATAGATCTACAGATGGTGGGAGTATTTTATCCTATATTGCTTCAAATAATGTTGATGGGGGAGAAATGGCTGCTGAATATATTGTTGAATTATTAGGAGAAGGTGCGAATGTTGTACAATTAGAAGGTGTTCCTGGAACATCTGCTGCAAATGAACGTGGAGAAGGGTTCGAAAATATTGCTAATGAAAAACTGAATGTACTTGATAGTCAATCAGCAAACTTTAACCGGGCAGAAGGATTATCTGTCATGGAAGATATGTTACAATCTCATTCAGAGATTCAGGCTGTATTTGCTCAGAACGATGAGATGGCATTAGGCGCACTAGAAGCTATTGAATCTGCTGGGAAAGATATTGTTGTAGTAGGTTTTGACGGCAATGAAGATGCAGTAAGTGCTGTTGAAAAAGGTCAATTAAGTGGAACAGTTGCCCAAAAACCATATGATATGGGTAAAATTGCTGTCGAAACAGTCTACAAATTCTTCAGTGGTGAAGCAATTGAAGAACAAATTGATTCACCTTTGGAATTAATTAAGTAG
- a CDS encoding nitronate monooxygenase family protein, with the protein MSSITELLNIKYPIIQGGLQYISRSPLVSAVSNAGGLGVLTTGGMDKEELREQIQEVKKQTDKPFAVNLTLIQKNIEELVDVVVEENVPIVTTGAGSPKKFIPKLKENNTIILPVIAAVKHAKKMEALNVDGLIVEGQEAGGHIGQLSTLPLVRQIVKATHLPVVAAGGIGDGHGLVATLALGASGVQMGTVFLATHECPIPDSFKQAIIEADDLSTIVTGRTLGHPVRAIRNEMLQEYLELEQTNASQEELDNLVNGSLYKAIKEGDRQRGTMQAGEISGLITEIKSVAEVITSITSEAKDVLKQLELPY; encoded by the coding sequence ATGTCTAGTATTACAGAGTTACTTAATATAAAATATCCAATCATTCAAGGGGGACTGCAGTATATATCACGTAGTCCATTAGTTAGTGCGGTATCTAATGCTGGTGGATTAGGTGTACTGACAACCGGTGGGATGGATAAAGAAGAGTTAAGAGAACAAATACAAGAAGTTAAGAAGCAGACAGATAAGCCATTTGCTGTTAATTTGACATTAATTCAAAAGAATATAGAAGAGCTAGTAGACGTGGTAGTGGAAGAAAATGTTCCTATAGTCACTACAGGAGCGGGATCCCCTAAAAAGTTTATTCCAAAACTTAAAGAAAATAATACAATTATTTTGCCAGTAATCGCAGCGGTTAAGCACGCTAAAAAAATGGAAGCATTAAATGTAGATGGGTTGATAGTCGAAGGGCAAGAAGCTGGGGGACACATTGGGCAATTATCTACCCTACCACTTGTTCGACAAATTGTTAAAGCAACTCATTTACCTGTTGTAGCTGCTGGTGGAATAGGTGATGGCCATGGGTTAGTAGCAACACTCGCTTTAGGAGCTAGTGGTGTTCAAATGGGAACGGTATTCTTAGCAACTCATGAATGTCCAATACCAGATAGTTTTAAACAGGCGATTATAGAAGCAGATGATTTATCTACTATTGTAACCGGAAGAACTTTAGGGCATCCGGTTCGTGCGATTAGAAATGAAATGCTGCAAGAATATTTAGAATTGGAACAAACTAATGCTTCTCAGGAAGAACTGGATAATTTAGTTAACGGATCTCTGTACAAAGCCATTAAAGAAGGGGATAGACAAAGAGGAACTATGCAAGCCGGAGAGATTAGTGGATTGATTACAGAAATAAAGTCAGTCGCTGAAGTAATAACGTCTATTACGAGTGAAGCAAAAGATGTCTTAAAACAATTAGAACTACCGTATTAA
- a CDS encoding PTS sugar transporter subunit IIB → MLKIGAVCGSGLGSSFMVQMNIESILKELEVDMNKVEVEHYDMGSATSNDADVWFVGRDLEDSAKHLGDVRVLQSIIDMDELREAITELCREKNLI, encoded by the coding sequence ATGTTAAAAATAGGTGCAGTATGTGGATCAGGTTTGGGATCAAGTTTTATGGTGCAAATGAATATAGAATCAATTCTTAAGGAATTAGAGGTGGATATGAATAAGGTTGAAGTAGAACACTATGATATGGGGAGTGCTACTTCAAATGATGCTGATGTATGGTTTGTAGGAAGGGACTTAGAAGATTCAGCTAAACATCTAGGAGATGTAAGAGTACTGCAAAGTATTATTGACATGGATGAATTGAGAGAAGCAATTACTGAGCTCTGCAGAGAGAAAAATTTAATATAA
- a CDS encoding transketolase C-terminal domain-containing protein — protein sequence MREAKEMREVYRDFLLEHAEKREDLAVLEADLSSSMKTDSLKKKMGKRYINVGIMEAQMVGAAAGLSVTGLKPYIHTFGPFASRRVYDQVFISLAYAQLNATIIGSDAGVTAEMNGGTHMPFEELALMRIIPKATVYEAVDDIQFKAILEETLDSDGFNYIRTIRKTPYPIFNGTEDFSKGFVQITNGSDATIIASGIMVQYALEAVKILEERGISTSVINVFRIKPLPIELKELLSGQNIVTVENHNKIGGLGSAICELMDEQNVQVKRIGVDEQFGQVGKEAYLREVYGLTTEKIVEKVEEYIK from the coding sequence ATGCGTGAAGCAAAAGAAATGAGAGAAGTTTATCGAGATTTTTTGTTGGAACATGCGGAGAAACGTGAGGACTTAGCAGTTTTAGAAGCTGATTTATCTAGTTCAATGAAAACAGATAGTTTGAAGAAAAAAATGGGTAAACGATATATTAATGTAGGGATTATGGAAGCTCAAATGGTGGGAGCAGCCGCAGGATTATCAGTCACTGGCCTTAAACCATATATTCATACTTTTGGGCCATTTGCATCTAGGCGAGTTTATGATCAAGTATTTATTTCTTTAGCGTATGCACAATTGAATGCAACAATTATTGGTTCTGATGCAGGAGTAACGGCTGAAATGAATGGTGGTACGCATATGCCATTTGAGGAATTAGCTTTAATGAGAATTATTCCTAAAGCAACTGTTTATGAAGCTGTAGATGATATTCAATTTAAAGCTATTTTGGAAGAAACCTTAGATTCAGATGGATTTAATTATATAAGAACTATCAGAAAAACACCATATCCTATTTTTAATGGGACAGAAGATTTTTCTAAAGGGTTTGTCCAAATCACAAATGGATCAGACGCTACAATTATTGCAAGTGGAATTATGGTACAGTATGCCCTTGAAGCCGTAAAAATTTTAGAAGAAAGAGGGATATCTACTAGTGTAATTAATGTGTTTAGGATCAAACCACTGCCTATAGAATTGAAAGAATTACTTTCTGGGCAAAATATTGTTACAGTTGAAAACCATAATAAAATAGGCGGTTTAGGTAGTGCTATATGTGAATTGATGGATGAACAAAATGTGCAAGTTAAGAGAATTGGTGTAGATGAACAATTTGGTCAAGTTGGTAAAGAAGCCTATTTGCGGGAAGTATATGGATTAACCACTGAAAAAATTGTTGAAAAAGTAGAAGAATATATCAAATAA
- a CDS encoding transketolase has product MHKIDSIDLFADKIRYNTLSMLNNLGFGHYGGSLSIVEVLAVLYGAVMDISPENFDKIDRDHFVLSKGHGGPALYSALYLKDFFGKEILMSLNQNGTSLPSHPDRNLTPGVDMTTGSLGQGISVATGIAHGKEIQNLDYFTYTIVGDGELNEGQCWEAIQFAAHYQLDKLIVFVDDNKKQLDGPTEEICKQFVIEDKFKAFGWEATTIDGADTMKILQTIQMYQASNVKKPKCIVLDTIKGQGIEEIETIKNNHHLRLSEDMLGEFKEIEEMMARKIGDQ; this is encoded by the coding sequence ATGCATAAAATAGATTCGATAGATTTGTTTGCTGACAAAATAAGATATAATACATTATCGATGCTAAATAATTTAGGATTTGGTCACTATGGAGGAAGTTTATCAATTGTAGAAGTTTTAGCTGTTCTATACGGAGCAGTAATGGATATATCTCCTGAGAATTTTGATAAAATTGATAGAGATCATTTTGTTTTATCTAAAGGACATGGAGGTCCAGCTCTATATAGTGCATTGTATTTGAAAGACTTTTTTGGTAAAGAAATATTAATGTCATTAAATCAGAATGGCACTAGCTTACCATCACATCCTGATCGTAATTTAACCCCGGGGGTAGATATGACAACCGGATCTTTGGGACAGGGTATCAGTGTAGCGACAGGTATAGCACATGGTAAAGAGATTCAAAATTTAGATTACTTCACTTATACCATAGTTGGAGATGGTGAATTGAATGAGGGACAATGTTGGGAAGCTATTCAATTTGCTGCTCACTATCAGTTAGATAAGCTAATTGTTTTTGTAGATGATAATAAAAAACAACTAGATGGACCAACAGAAGAAATTTGTAAACAGTTTGTAATTGAAGATAAGTTTAAGGCATTTGGTTGGGAGGCAACTACAATAGATGGAGCAGATACAATGAAAATATTACAAACTATTCAAATGTATCAAGCGTCTAATGTTAAAAAACCCAAATGTATAGTTTTAGATACAATCAAGGGGCAAGGAATTGAAGAAATTGAGACAATAAAAAATAATCATCACTTACGTCTATCAGAAGATATGTTAGGTGAATTTAAGGAAATTGAAGAAATGATGGCAAGAAAGATTGGTGATCAGTGA
- a CDS encoding BglG family transcription antiterminator, translating to MIDNWTIGILMTILKYSTISLFELEVETKLDRESIQNNINLINKVLDKKDLNCIVEDNGQYSVPNILRENKDEVLDLFRSHQIILSQEERLILVYLFIFCRQEFISNHHLQDFLNVSKNTTLNDIKKLRKECLDNKVKFEYTRSKGYHLVGDEIDKYRLAQKFISKMQSQSNGEWSTTYLFNQWGHKNESDALQQLILKFVKNHNLITLDDRLNECVTLILMLSIRFKYHSIPVLNLETYNSDMMDNLVKNICIFLSSKFGLENIVATSIGIYFQNILMGCFEGNILDTRNEFFQQLTIDIVQRMEKLSLVEFNNRERLIEGLFQHLVPAYYRLKNKMFTVNTYTSVVKDEYQSLFDIVKVALKPLQRLIDYPIPDSEICYFVIHFGGFIKDIQKQETKIKALLICPNGVSSSLVVQDELKKLFPNIIFLDIHRHEDINSVGFLEYDLVFSTVKVRTSKPTYTVPVLMNEHEKNELFYMVKKEFPRADRYSRDVEELMIIIEKHADINNEKDLKFLISQYLNTEKNYKKVVSPLLKELITEETYQVTDQNLNWKEAIALSAKPLQEKSIIDDNYIPAMVNKVEEFGPFIDLGKGVAIPHARPEDGVNEIGMSMLVLKEPVYLANDKNHPIEVMICIAAVDNKSHLKALSHLTRILRDNEMVEQIKQSNKFVDIEDILNEEE from the coding sequence ATGATTGATAATTGGACGATAGGGATATTGATGACCATTTTAAAATATTCAACGATTTCATTATTTGAGTTAGAAGTAGAGACAAAACTAGATAGAGAATCAATCCAAAATAATATAAATCTTATTAACAAGGTTCTAGATAAGAAGGATTTAAATTGTATTGTAGAAGACAATGGTCAATATTCAGTTCCAAATATACTTAGGGAAAATAAGGATGAAGTGCTTGATTTGTTCCGAAGCCATCAAATAATTCTTTCCCAAGAAGAAAGATTAATTTTAGTATATTTATTTATATTTTGTCGACAGGAATTTATTTCGAATCATCATTTACAGGATTTTTTAAATGTAAGCAAAAATACGACACTTAATGATATAAAAAAGCTAAGGAAGGAGTGTTTAGATAACAAGGTAAAATTTGAATATACACGTTCCAAAGGTTATCACTTAGTTGGTGATGAAATTGATAAATATAGATTAGCACAAAAATTTATAAGTAAAATGCAGTCACAATCTAATGGAGAATGGTCAACAACGTATCTGTTTAATCAATGGGGGCATAAAAATGAAAGTGATGCTTTACAACAACTAATTTTAAAGTTTGTAAAAAATCATAATTTAATTACATTAGATGACAGATTAAATGAATGTGTAACATTAATTTTGATGCTTTCTATTAGATTTAAATATCACAGTATCCCTGTATTGAATTTAGAAACGTATAATTCTGATATGATGGATAATTTAGTTAAAAATATTTGTATCTTTTTATCAAGTAAGTTTGGATTAGAGAATATTGTCGCGACTAGTATAGGTATATATTTCCAAAATATCTTAATGGGATGTTTTGAAGGAAATATATTGGATACTCGTAATGAATTTTTTCAACAACTTACAATTGATATTGTACAAAGAATGGAAAAGCTATCATTGGTAGAATTTAATAATCGGGAAAGACTTATTGAAGGTTTGTTTCAACATTTGGTACCTGCTTATTATCGGCTGAAAAATAAGATGTTTACAGTAAATACGTATACTTCTGTTGTTAAAGATGAATATCAATCGCTATTTGATATTGTGAAAGTAGCATTAAAACCGTTGCAGCGATTAATTGACTACCCTATTCCGGATAGTGAAATTTGTTATTTTGTTATTCATTTTGGAGGTTTTATTAAAGATATCCAAAAACAAGAAACAAAAATAAAAGCATTGTTAATATGCCCAAATGGAGTCAGTTCATCGCTTGTAGTACAAGATGAATTAAAAAAACTTTTTCCTAATATTATATTTTTAGATATTCATAGACATGAAGATATAAATAGTGTGGGGTTTTTAGAGTATGATTTAGTTTTTTCTACAGTGAAGGTTAGAACAAGTAAACCAACCTATACAGTGCCGGTTTTAATGAATGAGCATGAGAAGAATGAATTATTTTATATGGTTAAAAAAGAGTTTCCAAGAGCTGATCGATACTCTAGAGATGTTGAAGAATTAATGATAATTATTGAAAAACATGCAGATATTAATAACGAAAAGGATTTAAAATTTTTGATTTCTCAATATCTAAATACAGAAAAAAATTATAAAAAGGTGGTAAGTCCATTGTTAAAAGAATTAATAACTGAAGAAACTTATCAAGTAACGGATCAAAATTTAAATTGGAAGGAGGCAATTGCATTATCAGCTAAGCCATTACAAGAAAAATCTATTATAGATGATAATTATATTCCTGCAATGGTGAATAAAGTTGAGGAGTTTGGTCCATTTATTGACTTAGGAAAAGGAGTAGCTATACCTCATGCTAGACCAGAAGATGGTGTAAATGAAATAGGGATGTCTATGCTAGTGTTGAAGGAACCTGTTTATTTAGCTAATGATAAAAATCATCCAATTGAAGTGATGATATGTATTGCCGCAGTAGACAATAAAAGTCATTTAAAAGCATTATCACATTTAACAAGAATTCTTAGAGATAATGAGATGGTTGAACAAATAAAGCAATCAAATAAATTTGTTGATATTGAAGACATATTAAACGAGGAGGAATAG
- the rbsD gene encoding D-ribose pyranase, whose protein sequence is MKKHGILNSSISKVLADLGHTDQIIIADCGLPIPDHVKKIDLALKLGSPSFSEVFEVILENMYVEHAVIANEITEHNEQLENIINNSINNINYVSHEELKKQSNVAKAIIRTGEATPYANVILQAGVNF, encoded by the coding sequence ATGAAAAAACATGGGATTTTAAATAGTTCGATCAGTAAAGTATTAGCTGATCTTGGACATACTGATCAGATTATAATAGCAGATTGTGGTTTGCCAATACCAGATCATGTAAAAAAAATTGACTTAGCTTTAAAATTAGGAAGTCCTAGCTTTTCAGAGGTTTTTGAAGTTATTTTGGAAAATATGTATGTTGAACATGCTGTCATTGCTAATGAAATAACAGAACATAATGAACAGTTAGAAAATATAATTAATAATAGTATCAATAATATTAATTATGTCTCTCATGAAGAATTGAAAAAACAATCAAACGTAGCTAAAGCTATTATTAGAACGGGGGAAGCCACTCCATATGCTAATGTGATTTTACAGGCTGGTGTTAATTTTTAA
- a CDS encoding PTS ascorbate transporter subunit IIC: MKGILDFIIDVVKEPSILVASIAILGLILQKKSLPDTVKGGIKTFVGFIVLSGGADMVVSSLEPFGTMFEEAFNLQGVVPNNEAIVAVALTTYGTSTALIMLTGMIANILIARFTKFKYIFLTGHHTLYMACMVAVILSVAGFNSIGLILFGGLALGIIMTLSPAIVQKYMVQLTGNNNIALGHFSALSYWLSGFVGQLVGGEDAKSTEDIKFPKSLSFLRDSTVSITISMAIIYLIVAIFAGNEFITTSLSDGTNGIVFALKLAGLFAAGVFVILAGVRLVLSEIVPAFKGISEKLVPNSKPALDCPIVFTYAPNAVLIGFISSFIGGLLSMVIMIFTGTVVILPGVVPHFFVGATAGVIGNASGGVKGATIGAFLQGILISFLPVFLMPVLGNLGFAGSTFSDADFGVSGIFLGVLADNGGTTLVAIGILVVLAIMIGLSVFTKESEKGM, translated from the coding sequence ATGAAAGGTATTTTAGATTTTATCATTGATGTCGTTAAAGAGCCATCTATATTGGTGGCATCAATTGCTATATTAGGCTTGATTTTACAAAAAAAATCACTACCCGATACAGTCAAAGGTGGAATTAAAACATTTGTAGGATTTATTGTGCTAAGTGGTGGAGCTGATATGGTTGTTTCTTCATTAGAACCATTTGGAACTATGTTTGAGGAAGCATTTAACTTACAAGGAGTAGTACCTAATAATGAAGCAATTGTTGCAGTAGCGTTAACTACTTATGGAACAAGTACTGCTTTAATTATGTTAACAGGGATGATTGCTAATATTTTAATTGCTCGATTTACTAAATTTAAGTATATTTTTCTAACGGGTCATCATACACTATATATGGCCTGTATGGTTGCAGTAATTTTGTCAGTAGCAGGCTTTAATTCTATCGGATTAATTCTCTTTGGAGGACTAGCATTAGGAATTATTATGACACTTTCACCTGCAATTGTTCAAAAATATATGGTCCAGTTAACCGGGAATAATAACATTGCGCTAGGTCACTTTAGTGCACTAAGTTACTGGTTAAGTGGATTTGTAGGACAACTAGTGGGTGGCGAAGATGCAAAATCTACTGAAGATATTAAATTTCCGAAGAGTTTATCATTTTTACGTGATAGCACAGTCAGTATTACGATTTCAATGGCGATTATTTACCTGATTGTTGCAATTTTTGCCGGAAATGAGTTTATTACAACTAGCTTAAGTGATGGAACAAATGGGATTGTATTTGCACTAAAATTAGCAGGATTGTTTGCAGCTGGAGTATTTGTTATTTTGGCTGGTGTTCGATTAGTTCTGTCAGAAATTGTGCCAGCATTTAAGGGGATTTCTGAGAAATTAGTACCAAATTCAAAACCAGCCTTAGATTGTCCGATTGTATTTACTTACGCACCTAATGCAGTATTAATAGGCTTTATTTCAAGTTTTATTGGTGGATTACTTAGTATGGTAATTATGATATTCACTGGTACTGTGGTTATTCTTCCAGGAGTTGTTCCACATTTCTTTGTGGGTGCAACAGCGGGAGTAATAGGAAATGCTTCTGGTGGAGTTAAAGGAGCGACAATTGGAGCCTTTTTGCAAGGTATTTTGATTAGTTTCCTTCCGGTATTTTTAATGCCAGTTTTAGGAAATTTAGGTTTTGCTGGATCAACATTTTCTGATGCAGATTTTGGAGTCAGTGGGATTTTCTTAGGAGTACTGGCAGATAATGGTGGAACCACTTTAGTAGCTATTGGAATTTTAGTTGTGCTAGCTATTATGATTGGACTGTCAGTATTTACTAAAGAGTCTGAGAAAGGAATGTAA
- a CDS encoding sugar ABC transporter ATP-binding protein has protein sequence MNIEMTHIEKSFGSNEVLKGVSFELKEGEVHALMGENGAGKSTLMNILTGLHEKDSGLIKINGSEIIYDNPKEAENNGVSFIHQEMITWPEMKVIDNMFMGKELTSKFSWLNMAKMKKKASNILSELEVNIPLDKTMKALSVGEQQLIEIAKTLMNNAEVIIMDEPTAALTDSEIKVLFRIIRKLKTSGVSIVYISHRMEEIFEICDRVTVMRDGLSIETNLIENTSEKEIVKQMVGRDIDDFYPSQDNRTDDVLLELDNISTDKIKDISFKLHSGEILGFSGLMGAGRTEIARAIFGMDTVQDGNFYLEGEKVNLASPTNAKSYGIGFLTENRKEEGLVLDFSVKDNIALTSLGEFSKYGWINTREEEDFVDLLIKRLTVKTESRYLPVKSLSGGNQQKVVFAKWIGSGTRILILDEPTRGVDVGAKREIYNLMNELTERGVGIIMISSDLPEVINISNRVCVVHEGSIAGIVEGTDINEEKIMTLATGGK, from the coding sequence ATGAATATCGAAATGACACATATTGAAAAAAGTTTTGGTTCTAATGAGGTATTAAAAGGTGTGAGTTTTGAACTAAAAGAAGGCGAAGTTCATGCTTTAATGGGAGAGAATGGTGCAGGTAAATCAACATTGATGAATATCTTAACTGGATTGCATGAAAAAGATAGTGGTCTAATTAAGATAAATGGGTCTGAAATTATTTATGATAATCCAAAAGAAGCAGAAAATAATGGTGTTAGCTTTATTCATCAGGAGATGATTACTTGGCCAGAAATGAAGGTTATCGATAATATGTTCATGGGCAAGGAATTAACATCAAAATTTTCTTGGCTCAACATGGCAAAAATGAAAAAGAAAGCTAGTAATATTCTAAGTGAACTTGAAGTAAATATTCCTTTAGATAAGACCATGAAAGCTTTGAGTGTTGGAGAACAACAGTTAATTGAAATTGCTAAAACATTAATGAATAATGCAGAAGTTATTATTATGGATGAGCCAACAGCAGCATTAACTGATAGTGAAATAAAAGTATTATTTCGGATTATAAGAAAACTAAAAACTAGTGGCGTTTCAATTGTGTATATATCACATCGTATGGAAGAAATTTTTGAAATATGTGATAGAGTAACTGTCATGCGAGATGGATTATCTATAGAAACTAATTTAATTGAGAATACTAGTGAGAAAGAAATTGTTAAGCAAATGGTGGGTAGAGATATTGATGATTTTTATCCAAGTCAAGATAATCGAACGGATGATGTTTTACTTGAGTTAGACAATATTTCTACAGATAAAATAAAAGATATTTCCTTCAAATTACATTCAGGAGAAATATTAGGGTTTTCAGGATTAATGGGGGCAGGCAGGACAGAAATAGCTAGAGCTATTTTTGGAATGGATACTGTTCAAGATGGTAATTTTTATTTAGAAGGAGAAAAAGTAAATTTGGCATCGCCAACTAATGCTAAAAGTTATGGTATTGGATTTTTAACGGAAAATAGAAAAGAAGAAGGTTTAGTTCTTGATTTTTCAGTAAAAGACAATATCGCACTTACTTCATTAGGGGAATTTTCAAAGTATGGTTGGATAAATACAAGAGAAGAAGAGGATTTTGTTGATTTATTAATTAAGCGTTTAACTGTTAAGACAGAAAGCCGTTACTTACCTGTTAAATCTCTTTCAGGCGGTAATCAACAAAAAGTTGTATTTGCTAAATGGATCGGTTCAGGGACGCGAATTCTTATTTTAGATGAACCAACGCGAGGTGTTGATGTAGGAGCAAAACGTGAAATATATAATTTAATGAATGAATTAACTGAACGTGGTGTAGGTATTATTATGATTTCTAGTGATTTACCGGAAGTAATAAATATTAGTAATCGAGTGTGCGTAGTTCATGAAGGAAGTATTGCAGGAATAGTTGAAGGAACAGATATTAACGAAGAAAAAATTATGACATTAGCTACAGGAGGAAAATAA
- a CDS encoding ABC transporter permease subunit, with product MSKALKKIDFRKLGPVIALIVLVLFVTALNPSFIRLSNLFNLLRQVSINALLAFGMTFVIITSGIDLSVGSILALSSALTAGMIASGIPSSLAIIFGLLIGGVMGFANGFFITKGNVAPFIATLATMTIYRGLTLVYTGGNPVSNFDPGLSLQILGRGSYFGVPIPVIVMLLVFAILYALLHKMTFGRKVFAIGGNEEAAHIAGIKTDRIKLWVYTISGMMSSLAGLILVSRLNSAQPTAGTSYELDAIAAVVIGGTSLSGGKGRIFGTLIGALIIGTLNNGLNILGVSSFYQQVVRGIVILIAVFVDRGQEN from the coding sequence ATGAGTAAAGCATTGAAGAAAATAGACTTTAGAAAGCTGGGACCAGTCATTGCACTTATTGTACTTGTGCTTTTTGTTACAGCTTTAAATCCAAGCTTTATTAGATTATCCAATTTGTTTAATTTACTACGTCAAGTTAGTATAAATGCATTACTTGCTTTTGGGATGACATTTGTAATTATTACGTCCGGTATTGATTTATCAGTTGGATCAATCTTGGCACTAAGCAGTGCTTTAACAGCAGGTATGATAGCTAGTGGAATCCCTTCTTCATTAGCGATTATATTTGGATTATTAATTGGTGGAGTTATGGGATTTGCAAATGGATTCTTTATCACGAAAGGGAATGTAGCACCATTTATTGCCACGTTAGCAACAATGACTATTTATCGTGGCTTGACACTTGTTTATACTGGTGGGAATCCAGTATCTAATTTCGATCCGGGATTATCACTTCAAATTTTAGGCCGAGGAAGTTATTTTGGAGTTCCTATTCCAGTTATTGTCATGTTGCTTGTATTTGCTATTTTGTATGCACTCTTGCATAAAATGACATTCGGAAGAAAAGTTTTTGCAATAGGAGGAAATGAAGAAGCTGCACATATTGCGGGTATTAAAACAGATAGAATTAAACTTTGGGTATACACTATTTCTGGGATGATGTCCTCTCTTGCAGGTTTAATCTTAGTTTCAAGATTAAATTCAGCTCAGCCAACAGCAGGTACTTCATATGAATTAGACGCTATTGCAGCAGTTGTTATTGGAGGAACTAGTTTATCAGGCGGAAAAGGAAGAATATTTGGAACGTTAATTGGCGCCTTAATTATTGGGACACTTAATAATGGGTTAAATATTTTGGGAGTATCAAGTTTCTACCAGCAAGTTGTACGAGGGATTGTAATCTTAATTGCCGTCTTTGTAGATCGTGGACAAGAAAACTAA